The Bacillus sp. B-jedd sequence TCTAAAAGACAACTTAGTGCCCGAACAGCTTTGAGTAACCAGGCCTTCGGGCTCTAAATGCCGACTTAGTGCCCGGACAGCTTTGAGCAACCCGGCCTCCGGGCCCGACTTAGTGCCCGAACAGCTTTGAGTAGCCGGGCCTTCGGGCTCTAAAAGCCAACTTAGTGCCCGAACAGCTTTGAGCAACCCGGCCTTCGGGCTCTAAAAGACAACTTAGTGCCCGAACAGCAAAGGACAACCAATCCTTCGCGTTCTAAAAGCAATTTTTATACAGTTCAAGGATTAAGGTCGTTCTTTTGGACGAAAAAATGCGCTCCCGCATAATTGCGGAAACGCATTAGAATGAAACAGTATTTTTTGCAAAAAGATCTCGAAAATCTAGTTCGACTTAATCAAATCAATGAACAATTCCATCTTGTTGTCGAGGAATTCGAGGGTGGTTTCGTCAATGAACCGGCCGGTTTGGGCGTCGAATTTCTGGTTGGCGAAGCCGATGAGCACTTCGTTGCCTGCCGGCGGAAGCTGTTTTGCCTGCTGCGCTGTCAAGATCTCACGCAGGTGCAGCTGGGCGCGGATTGTTCCAAGCGTTCCCATCGTGACGCCCATAGGGAAGACTGGTTTGCCGATGAATACCTTTTCGACGCGGGATGACCAGTCAAGCGCGTTTTTCAATACGCCAGGGATGGACCAGTTGTATTCCGGAGTAAGGATGATGACGCCGTCCGCATTGGCGATTTGCTGTTTAAATTCCCTGACGGACTGCGGCGGATTATTTTCTTCGTCCTGGTCATAATGCGGCAGGGAGCGGATGTCGGCGATTTCAATGTCGAGCTTGTCCTGGTAGCGTTCCTGCATTGTTTTTGCGAGGTACATGTTTAGTGATTCTTTCCTGATGCTGCCTACGATTGCTACGATTTTCAATTTCATGAAGTCTTGCCTCCTGATAGGTTATCTATAATTTTTGTCAACATTTCTTGGAGTTGCGATACTT is a genomic window containing:
- a CDS encoding NADPH-dependent FMN reductase, translated to MKIVAIVGSIRKESLNMYLAKTMQERYQDKLDIEIADIRSLPHYDQDEENNPPQSVREFKQQIANADGVIILTPEYNWSIPGVLKNALDWSSRVEKVFIGKPVFPMGVTMGTLGTIRAQLHLREILTAQQAKQLPPAGNEVLIGFANQKFDAQTGRFIDETTLEFLDNKMELFIDLIKSN